Proteins co-encoded in one Bubalus bubalis isolate 160015118507 breed Murrah chromosome 7, NDDB_SH_1, whole genome shotgun sequence genomic window:
- the RNF4 gene encoding E3 ubiquitin-protein ligase RNF4 isoform X2, with protein MALEAEPIELVESAGDEIVDLTCESLEPVVVDLTHNDSVVIVEERRRPRRNGRRLRQDHADSCVVSSDEEELARDKDVYVTTHSPRSAATGFRPSGTVSCPICMDGYSEIVQNGRLIVSTECGHIFCSQCLRDSLKNANTCPTCRKKMSHKRYHPIYI; from the exons ATGGCCTTGGAGGCAGAACCTATAGAACTCGTGGAAAGCG CTGGAGACGAAATAGTGGACCTCACCTGTGAATCTTTAGAGCCTGTGGTCGTTGACCTGACTCACAATGACTCCGTTGTG ATTGTTGAAG AGAGGAGGCGGCCGAGGAGGAACGGCCGGCGGCTGCGCCAGGACCATGCGGATAGCTGTGTGGTGAGCAGTGATGAGGAGGAGCTGGCCCGGGACAAGGACGTGTACGTGACCACCCACTCCCCCAGGAGCGCAGCCACGGGCTTCAG GCCCTCGGGCACCGTCAGCTGCCCCATCTGCATGGACGGGTACTCGGAG ATTGTGCAGAACGGGCGTCTCATTGTTTCTACAGAATGTGGCCACATCTTCTGTAGCCAGTGCCTCCGTGATTCCCTGAAGAATGCTAACACTTGCCCGACTTGCAGGAAAAAGATGAGCCACAAACGCTACCACCCCATTTACATATGA
- the RNF4 gene encoding E3 ubiquitin-protein ligase RNF4 isoform X1, which produces MSTRKRRGGTVNSRQAQKRTRETTSPPEMALEAEPIELVESAGDEIVDLTCESLEPVVVDLTHNDSVVIVEERRRPRRNGRRLRQDHADSCVVSSDEEELARDKDVYVTTHSPRSAATGFRPSGTVSCPICMDGYSEIVQNGRLIVSTECGHIFCSQCLRDSLKNANTCPTCRKKMSHKRYHPIYI; this is translated from the exons ATGAGTACG AGAAAGCGTCGTGGTGGGACAGTAAATTCTAGACAAGCCCAGAAGCGAACTCGGGAAACCACCTCCCCGCCTGAGATGGCCTTGGAGGCAGAACCTATAGAACTCGTGGAAAGCG CTGGAGACGAAATAGTGGACCTCACCTGTGAATCTTTAGAGCCTGTGGTCGTTGACCTGACTCACAATGACTCCGTTGTG ATTGTTGAAG AGAGGAGGCGGCCGAGGAGGAACGGCCGGCGGCTGCGCCAGGACCATGCGGATAGCTGTGTGGTGAGCAGTGATGAGGAGGAGCTGGCCCGGGACAAGGACGTGTACGTGACCACCCACTCCCCCAGGAGCGCAGCCACGGGCTTCAG GCCCTCGGGCACCGTCAGCTGCCCCATCTGCATGGACGGGTACTCGGAG ATTGTGCAGAACGGGCGTCTCATTGTTTCTACAGAATGTGGCCACATCTTCTGTAGCCAGTGCCTCCGTGATTCCCTGAAGAATGCTAACACTTGCCCGACTTGCAGGAAAAAGATGAGCCACAAACGCTACCACCCCATTTACATATGA